Genomic DNA from Nitrospiraceae bacterium:
GGAGACGATCTACCACTCGGTGCGCAAGACCAGCAAGGCCATCCTGCTGCATGAGGACAACAAGACCGGCGGAATCGGGGCCGAAATCGCCGCGCGATTGGCCGAAGACTGCTTCGACTGTTTGGACGGGCCGATCGTGCGAATCGCGGCGCCGGATACGCCGATCCCGTTCAGCACGCCGTTGGAAGAGTATTTTCTGCCGAAGACGAGCGACATCGTCGCGGCCGCCCATAAATTGGCAGCGTATTGAAGATCGAGGGACGCATCCTCATTTGCCGTTTCACGTCTGACAGCTGACGTCCGACGAGGCTCCAATGGCGACCGAAATCATCATGCCTCAGCTTGGAGAAAGCATCGCCGAAGGCACCGTCGTCAAATGGCTGTTCCCGGTGGGAGACCTCGTCCAGAAAGACCAGCCGCTGCTCGAGGTGGAAACCGAAAAGGTGACGCTGGAGATTCCCTCACCGGCGACGGGCCGATTGACCGAGGTCCTGGTGAAACAGGGAGCCACCGTTCCGGTCGGCACTCTGCTGGCACGGATCGACAGCGCCCCCCCGAGCGAGGTGATCAACCGGGTCGGTGGCGTCGTGGTCCGTCAAGCGGCAGGGATGACTGGAAGCCCTGAACACCACTCACCGGCTGTTCGCCAGTTGGCAAAGGAACATGGGGTGGACCTCGCTCAGCTAAAGGGAAGCGGGACCGGCGGACGAGTCACCAAGAAAGATGTGCTGGATTTCGTCGCCGCTCATGCATCTTCGACCGATCAAAGCCGACCCTCGCCACCGAAGGCAGCCGACGACGAAGTCCTGCCTTTGACGCCCATGCGAAGGACGATCGCCGAACGAATGGTGAACAGTCGTCACACGGCAGCCCACGTAACCACGGTGTTCGAAGCCGACTTCTCGCACGTCGCGAAGGTCCGAGACGGGCACAGCTTGACGTACCTGCCTTTCGTCATTCGAGCCGTGGGCCAAAGCCTCCACGACGTGCCGCTCCTGAACTCCTCATGGAGAGACGACGGTATCATCCTCAAAAAGGACATCCATGTCGGAATCGCGACGGCCTTGGACGACGGACTGCTGGTGCCGGTAGTCAGACATGCAGACCGCAAGGGGGTGAAAGAACTGGCGGATGCCGTGGCGGATCTGGCGGAACGGGCGCGGTCCAAACAGTTGCAGCCAGACGAAACGCAGGGAGGGACCTTCACGATCACCAATCACGGAGGGTTCGGCAGTCTTTTCAGCGCACCGATCATCCACCAACCACAGATCGCCATCCTCGGGGTCGGCGCCATCCAGAAGCGGGCCGTGGTAATCAATGACGCCATCGCGATCAGACCGATGGGATACTTGAGCCTATCCTTCGATCATCGTGTGATCGACGGTGCGACGGCCGACCGGTTCATGGCCAAGGTCAAAACACGTCTTGAGCAGAGCGATTGGGAGAAGCAGCTGTGAGCAGAACAGAACGGGTGGTCATCGTGAGCGCAGCGCGAACACCGATGGGCAGTTTCAACGGTATGTTCAGCTCCGTGCCTGCTACCAAGCTGGGCAGTATCGCCATCGCCGAGGCGTTGAAGCGGATCCATCTCGCGCCGGAACAGGTGGACGAGGTCTTGATGGGTTGCGTACTGACCGCAGGACTGGGGCAAGCGCCGGCCAGGCAAGCTTCCATCGGCGCCGGCATTCCCAGTTCGGTCGGCGCCACGACAGTCAACAAGGTCTGCGGCTCCAGCCTGAAGACCGTCATCATGGCAGCCCAGGCGATCGCGCTGGGCGAGGCCGGCGTTGTTGTGGCAGGCGGCATGGAGAATATGACACGGGCACCCTACCTGTTGGAGAAGGCGCGACAGGGGTATCGGTTGGGACATGCTGAGCTGGTGGACAGCTTGATTAAAGACGGCCTGTGGGACGTGTACAACCAATTCCACATGGGCATCGGGGGGGAACGCTGCGCCGCTCGATACCAATTGACCAGGCAAGAGGTGGACGACTTTGCGTTGGAAAGTTACCGCCGCGCCAGAGCCGCGATGGCGATGGGGGCCTTCGCCCGGGAGATCGTGCCGGTGGCGGTGCCGCAGCGAAAGGGGGCGCCGCTCGTCATGTCGGTCGACGAGGAACCGAATCGCGTGGATCTCGGGAAGCTACGCGAGCTCAAGCCGGTCTTCCAGGATGACGGCGTGCTGACCGTCGGCAACTCGCCTTCCTGCAATGACGGGGCTGCCGCATTGGTAGTCATGTCGGAGCACAAA
This window encodes:
- a CDS encoding acetyl-CoA C-acyltransferase, which gives rise to MGSFNGMFSSVPATKLGSIAIAEALKRIHLAPEQVDEVLMGCVLTAGLGQAPARQASIGAGIPSSVGATTVNKVCGSSLKTVIMAAQAIALGEAGVVVAGGMENMTRAPYLLEKARQGYRLGHAELVDSLIKDGLWDVYNQFHMGIGGERCAARYQLTRQEVDDFALESYRRARAAMAMGAFAREIVPVAVPQRKGAPLVMSVDEEPNRVDLGKLRELKPVFQDDGVLTVGNSPSCNDGAAALVVMSEHKAAQLGLAPLARIVGYAGAALAPEWFTIAPVEAIKLVLKKTGLSVGEIDLFEINEAFSAVSLAVNRELGLDEKTVNVHGGAVALGHPIGATGARILTTLLSAMAARGVRRGLASLCIGGGEALAIIVERDG
- a CDS encoding 2-oxo acid dehydrogenase subunit E2, translated to MATEIIMPQLGESIAEGTVVKWLFPVGDLVQKDQPLLEVETEKVTLEIPSPATGRLTEVLVKQGATVPVGTLLARIDSAPPSEVINRVGGVVVRQAAGMTGSPEHHSPAVRQLAKEHGVDLAQLKGSGTGGRVTKKDVLDFVAAHASSTDQSRPSPPKAADDEVLPLTPMRRTIAERMVNSRHTAAHVTTVFEADFSHVAKVRDGHSLTYLPFVIRAVGQSLHDVPLLNSSWRDDGIILKKDIHVGIATALDDGLLVPVVRHADRKGVKELADAVADLAERARSKQLQPDETQGGTFTITNHGGFGSLFSAPIIHQPQIAILGVGAIQKRAVVINDAIAIRPMGYLSLSFDHRVIDGATADRFMAKVKTRLEQSDWEKQL